Proteins co-encoded in one Malus sylvestris chromosome 9, drMalSylv7.2, whole genome shotgun sequence genomic window:
- the LOC126582097 gene encoding uncharacterized protein LOC126582097, which yields MESEMVVHEGGCHCKNVRWRVKAPCGVVAWSCNCSNCFMRGNTHFIVPAERFQLLSDSEQFLTTYSFGTHTAKHTFCKVCGITSFYYPRSNPDGVAITFRCVDPGTLAHVEIKYYDGQNWEASHSQSGIVSLSKVQTLQNIG from the coding sequence ATGGAATCTGAGATGGTAGTGCATGAAGGCGGGTGCCACTGCAAGAATGTAAGGTGGCGAGTGAAGGCGCCTTGCGGTGTTGTGGCTTGGAGTTGCAACTGCTCAAATTGCTTTATGAGGGGTAACACCCATTTCATTGTCCCTGCTGAAAGATTTCAACTTTTGAGTGATTCTGAGCAGTTTCTTACAACTTACAGCTTCGGTACTCATACGGCAAAGCACACATTCTGTAAAGTTTGTGGGATAACTTCGTTCTATTATCCACGCTCAAACCCTGATGGGGTCGCCATCACATTTAGGTGTGTTGATCCTGGAACACTCGCCCACGTTGAGATTAAGTATTACGATGGGCAAAATTGGGAAGCCTCGCACAGTCAATCAGGCATTGTGTCGTTGTCAAAAGTGCAGACTCTGCAAAATATAGGTTGA